The region GAAACCACGGCTTCTTTTAACACAGCAGTCCGAGACACATTAGAAGGAGCTGCAGCGTTACAGAGCATCGTCCTCTTCAGCTGATCCGTCACACTCCTCCTCGCTTTGCTTTGTCTCTTGGTTTTATCCTCCATGTTTCCGTCTTTCCCAGCCTCAGCTGTCCCGGCAGTATTTCTAAAAGGCGTTGAGGTTCTGTCTCCGTCCTGCAGTCTGCTCCTCTTTACATCACAGACCTGTTCTTCGAACTGAATCTGGCTGGCCGGTAAGTCCTCGTCTCCGAGGCCGTCTATGATGGAGTCAGTGAGAATGTCTTCGCAGGAGCGTCTCCAGGTGCTGTCTTTCGACAGTCCACTCTGGAGGTCACGCTGcctttcattttgttctgcatTGTCCAGCTTCGCCAGGAGAGAGCTGTCCTCCAGGATACTGTCATAGTCTCCAAATAAAtcctcactgtcactgcagtactgccaacaaaacacaggacagtTCAGTTACAGTTAGTACCAGTCCTCTGAGTGATGAAACGATTAGTTAACTGATCACtcagtcagctgtgtgtgtctgcatgtctgtgtgactgtggaggGAAACTGAGAACCCAGAGGGAACCCAGAgggaacccacacaggcacagggagaacatacAAACTCCACCTTCCTGCTGTGGatcgatcaatcaatcaatcaatcaatcaatcctTTCAGCCCTAGGCCAGTGATTGGATGCTGATTACACACCTCGGCAGGTTGTACCTGAGCCATGATGCTGCTCAGCCTCCTGCTCTTGGAACATTGCAGTGAgcagcttcctcctcctgtctcccgGGCAGGTGTCAGGTGAGTCTGCAGGCTGTCCCTCGATCTCTTCCTTGAGGACACTCTCCTTATTTTGAGCTCTTGTTTTCCAGCGTTCATAGCTGTCCGGGCTCAGCTGAAGCTACATGTCCAACACTGTCAGCTGGTAAACAACCCGCACTACAGCTGTAACACACAGTAAACTACACACCGCAGAGGAGCTGAGACGCTGttacacactgttacacactcCTGTTCATCGTTAAACGTGTTGTCACAAAGATAAAAGTCTGACCAGCAGTGAAGCAGCTAGCTTACTCCTCCAGTTTAACTTTCCACTTCGCTCCCTCGGCTCATTAACGACTGAACTAGTTTGTATAAACTCTACAACTTCATCAAATTCATCATAAGTTAACtttaaaaagaactgaaaactcTGTCGCTGAAAGAATTTAACGAAATCCGCTCATTAACTGTTGTTACGGTGGAAACAACAGCCGCTCAGTGCGCATCACATTTAAACTGCGACCAGCAttgtcacacacagagagaaacccCTCCGTCATTTCCGGCTTGGCTTTACTGCTGCTCATGCTACATAAGCTAACTGTCATTACACGATCTGTTCCTTTTCTCATCACTGAACCTACAGAGGAGACTGAGACGTTACTCAGAATAAATCCACACATTATCATATAACGCACTTTGCTTAACTTGAACCAGATTCTGTGgatttgtagtttttctttctgtaacgTGTCAGTAAAGTGATGTTTGCTAACACCGAGCTACAAACGATGGAATTTCAGACAGAGATTCTATCGAATAGTCGCATACGTTACTTCGTGAGATTGTTGCGACGttgtaaacataaataaattcatgaaTTTGTTAATAATTGGTTTGATAGTATCGCCGCTGGGATGTTTCTCTTCTTCGCTCATTTCCGGGCGATTTAGTTCTTGTCTTCGTTCATCTTTGAAAACGGGTAACGTTTAATCTTTCccggaaaaaacaaaaacatcaaatccgAACCAAAAAGCATTTATATCAGAAATCTAAAATCTAGAGAGTCagatcaataaataaataaaaaaatgcagctTGCTTATTTATTGTATGTAATGTAGCTATAGTTCAGCTCCTTCCATTTGCAGACGGTTATTTgattaaacaaaggaaaaagcTAATATTAACGGTTCTGTCTTGACCTGGTGGTGGAACAGCAGGACATTGGTCTTTGAGCTGCTTTCTTCATACAGATGTTGTTTGGAAAGAATTTGCCCAAATATATTGGTTGGaacatttctgtgctgtttggttTTATGGTGTCTGCAGTAATTCAgaacaaaactgaatttaaaaaaagacaaaaacaaacgagcaaacaaaaaactgttagGAGTGGTAGGAACTCATCGTTGGAAAACTCGGACTCTTTCAGGAGCCGGACCGCTTCCGGTCCTGTGGCAGGTCAAAATGCTGTCTGTGAGGTTGCTGCAGCGGCTGGAGTCCGTTTTAtctcagcatggaaacacaagtAAGACGAAACAAACAGTTAacgtctgtgtgagtgtgttacagAGTTTATTAGGTTAGAAAATAAACTGTCACGGTTTTTTTCTAATGTTATTTTCAGTCGGTGTGTTATAATCATTCGGTTGCtaatgctaacgttagccagtGAGACAATGAGAggttatgaaaataaaaattctttCTGCAGGTTTAAGAAGTTTCACTTCACATGTTGTCCAGCGGAGAGAGGACATGGTGGGTAACGTCCTGTGTAATAACACTGGTAACTACAGTAATACATCAGTAATAAGCAGGTAAACTTAATGAGCTAATGTTATTGTATCTTCATGTCCAAGATCGTTAACATGGAGAATCCGTACAAAGAGCCGCAGAAAGGATGTGTCCTCTGCAACGTCCAGGTGGATTACAAAAACATTCAGGTGAGTGCGGCTCGCGCAGCCCTGAGTCAGGTGGGATTCACCGCCTTCACCACATCTCAGCACCGAACGGCTGTGAAGCAGAGCCTCAGCCCCACGCACTCTGTGTAACATCACtcagtgtgtttacctgtgtccATTCCAGCTGCTGTCCCAGTTCATCTCTCCACACACAGGCAGGATCTATGGCCGACACATCACAGGTGAGCGCTGGACCTTAAACTGCACCTGAAGTTTGGATTACTGTGTGGAGAACAGCTgattcatgttgtgttttggttttcaggcCTGTGTGGAAGGAAACAAAAGGAAGTCTCCAAAGCTATAAAGAAAGCTCACTCCATGGGTAAATGTCCTTCGCTGTCCTCAGATCAGACACTGACGCCTGGAGTCTCCTCACAGTGAAACTGATGGTGACGAGTGACCTCAGCAGGAAAATGCTCCTGTATCAGTGTAACAGGGTTTTAATGAAACTGCACACTGATCAATACTAAAGTTAATAACAATCACAGTGAACTGTCATGAATCCAAGCTGATCGATTCCACCCTCCAGTCCTTTGAcccatttcctgtctctctccaacTGTCCTATCAAAATGAAAGCCccaaaaatacttaaaaaacgATCGGCAGCAGGTCAGCAGAAACCGTCAGGGACACACCCActcaggacagacacacacactcaggacagacacactcagctggAACAGACAGACCATCAGAGGCTTTtcagtctcagtgtctcagatTTAATTCTCTGCACAACTTTGTCCCGTCTCCCCACAGGTTTCATGTCGGTGACCCACAAGCACCCACAGTTCATGAGGGACCCCCACATCTGTGGCATCAAACCTCTGGATTAGTggatcagtgtgttttctcctgTGTTTAATCTGTGATCATTTGTTAATTAAATCCTGTCAGTTCTGAACTCTTAcaactgttgtgtttgttttttgtaaaattcATGTTCATGTCAGTAACACACTCAGTGTTTCTCAGAGTGTTTTAGTTTCGATGCTGCTGAACAGACATTAAAACACGAGTCTCACTGGTAAAATCTCAGACTGGACAAAATCAGattaaatgttttgtccaaacagaaaaaaaagcttatacATTATAATATTTGGCTTTTTCCtctatttttgcttgaaaatgaaaaaaatcaactgtTGAACCAGTTtataaactgaaaaactgagtttaaataaaagtttatttCCTTCAGTGAACATCAAACCCTCAAACGTCTTTATCAATAAACAACTTTTtaacaaatgtcaaaaacaaaccGATCACAGGTCACGTGGTGACGTGAAAATAATGTGACCAACCAACACAGACTGATTAACAACAGGACGGAGTCTGAGTTTCATGGATCCAAACATAACTTACTTTATATCCACAACAGCTGTTTCACATCAGGACCTGCTTTTCCTGCGTTTCCTCTCGCCCCCCGCCGGCATTTCTTTCAGCCTCTTCCGACAGTTTGTTCTGCTGGGATTCTGCAGGGGGGGAGTTTCCCGGTCCTTCGCTGAGTCCGGTCTCATCAGTGTTGATACCGAGACGTCTTCGTCCTGCTCGGAGCCGCAGCACGCGTCGGGAACAGGAAAGGCCTCGAGAGTTAAGGTCTGAGTGTGGAACAGAGGAGAGCAGGCGAACAGAGCTCTGACGGCCTCGTGGAGCAGCAGGTTCTTCTGTTCAGGTGGATCATCGAGTGTTTCTGctcagagaggaaacacactCAGGCCTTTACACCACAGAACCGAGTCAAAGAACATCCTGACCACGCTGCAGGATACAAAGACCACAAAGTGACGGCTGTTCCATCAGACGACTGAAAAAACAGGAGCACCATTTATTCACTGCCGACAGAAAACTGAGTCTTCATCAGAGTCAAAATGGACACAGATGAAGACTCTGATGAAGAGTTTCCTGTTGGCAGTTAAAGGCTGTGAGTAAATGACTCTTCAGGACAGCAGctaacagctgttttcattatcagttaatacGTGAATTAtgttattgattaatcaattattgaTTAGCACAGCTCACCTTTTCCCGCTCcactctgcttcttctctctgactctcctcCTGAGAGCCGACACATCAGCCTGCAGCGTCTCCACCAGTCGCTCGCTCTCCTCCACGTCTCTGCACGTTTTCTGTCCcacacaaagcacaaataaTGTGTGTGCAGCAGGAAGTGCAAACATTCTCATTACACCACGACCCCGGTGCCGTCGGCCCCTCACCTGCAGCTCCGACTGCAGAGAGTCGTTCATTCTGTTGACTTCGTTGACTTCCCTCAGCAGCCCGTTGGAGCAGAAGAATCTCGACCTGAaacagcagagggcagaggtGACAGTTCCACCTGCAGGTGCACGGATACGCCGCGGACGTACGTGTAACTGTGCAGGGTCGTACCCGTGTTTCTTCATGGTGAGGTTGTAGCCCACCGCTGAACACGGGGCTGACACCTTCCAGTAAGCCAGCTGTTCCAGTAACCCCAGGTTGTTGACCAGCACAGGAACATTGATGAACTGCCttcacagaagaagaagtacGACATTTCACATCATCAGAGGAGCAGAGCACACGACTCTGACGCCTGCTGGGATTTAAACTAACCACGGATGATTCCGGCTTTTAAACTGaactcagatcttttacttcATGAAAAGCAGCGAGTGCAGAAAgttaaagtcctgcattcaTGTATGAGCACTGAAGCCGTAAcagttaactgattaatcaactagTCAGTGTGAAGATCAGCAACAGTTCTGATAACTCATTGATCACATCAGTTGTTTTTCAAGCACAGACACTGAACGTTTGACTGACTGGTTTTATCATGTGATAGTTAATTACATGTTTTCATCCTCTTCTAACTCCTCTGTGAGCAGTTTCTTCACCTGCTGCGTGAGATGAAGGCGGCGTACTCCATCCTGTGAGTTGACCCTGGAGATGTTAGCTTGCTGGGCGTCAGCAGCACAAAGATCATGTGAGGGTTGGACAGAGAAGTCTTCAGGTTCTCATGGACGATCTTTTCTCTGAACGTCATCTGCTGATCCGTGTTCCTCCGCTGTCTGTACCAACCGATCACACTCTCCTCCAGATGTGCGACAGCAGCTCCGTCAGTGCTGAGTCTGAATTTCTGCACATTCAGATCCACACTGAAAGtcgtttgtttttttacttacCTGTTTCTTGTCTGCCAGGATTTTCTTCACTGCCTCCACGTCCACGTCTCCGACGCTGTTGTAAAAGCTtcaaacacagagatgaagaCGCAGAGTGACGTTAAAACAAGCGAGCGATTCCTGCTGCGATGCACCAAACATCAGCTCTGTTACAGACAGAGTACTCACCGGTTCAGCTGGTGGCAGGCTATGTGCTTCTGGATATCTGTTAGGTACgaatacaacaatgtaaaagcACAACAGTCCTTCATTCAAGCTCCTGCTTAGGTACACAGGTATCATCAGCTTCATGTCGTTACAGTTTCATTTGAGGTggaacagaagaagaatttAACACGAAATTAAAACTTAAAGAACAAACACTTAAAGTGTGTCAGTGAAGCAGCAAGATGAACTTACTGTAAATTTCCTCAATGTGAATGTGATCGGCCTGAGAGTCACTGATGGTGATCTGCTCCTCAAATTTACTCTCTCCGAGGATGAGACCTTCCTGCAAAGAgatgagacagaaataaaaagagttTCCACCTGTGGATCAGTGCAGAAGGATCTTAGCCTCTAAACATTCATTATAACTTATAATCAACCTGAGTATTTTCTCTTAGTTAATATACATGACTTTAAATAAGTACAGAAACTCGTGGATCGTGAAATAAACACAGCTTTTCTGTTGGTAGTAGTTGGTTTGTAAtacatttaaaacttttttcctGTGCTTCTATCACAGCACAGCGGTGGGCGGTAACTCGGTGCCCGGTCTTAAACTGAAATTTGACTCATGCAAAACGCGCTTGTTGGTTTATACATTCGCCGAATTTACCAGCAGACGAATATTACTTTTTACATGTATTCAGTCATGTTCCAAATTGTATGTATGCTTGTCCATAATAAATGTAACTTTAACTTAGAGCTTTTTTAAACGGAGTCTGGTTTGTCAGAACTGTTAACGCTTAGCTTAGCTAAAAGTTGCAGAAAGATATTGGTGTGAGTTTTAGCTTCAAATACACAACAGACATTTCTCCGCTGCTCTAAACCACAAGCTGAAACCTCCACAATTAAACTACTAAACAAGAACTAATCAAAGTAGAAGTCTAGTAACGTTGGAACAATGTTTGCTAGCTTTCCTCTTCAACACGAAACGTTTTAAGCGACCGCGCAGAACTTTCCATAGAAAACACATGAATTTGAATCCGGTATAAACATGTTTCTCACCACGTCTGAATCACTGTTTACATGCTGAAACATCAGGGAAGCTAAAACAATCCCTGACATACGGACAGTCGGCTCCGCCATGCTGCGTGATGATAACAGAGATCGGTCATTTCAGGCGTTACTGACCCGCAAAATAACCGCAGTAAAATCCTGCGTTTTTCCTGCGCAGTTCGTCATTTCGAAGCCGCGGGAGGGGCGGGTTCTAAGCGGCCCTCTAACTGTTTTCCGCTGGAAACAGAAGATCCAGTTTCTTTCTTTGCGCCTGTTGGACATTTCACTCCTGTGTGACCGTCTCATCGGCTGTCAGGTATTTACTGTAACAAACATCGTGTGTCTGTGTCGTTTATTTCTCGGTTACTCGGTTTTTACTGTAgtttaaactgttaaaaaacTTCGACTAACGGAAACTTACAGCCTCTGAGTTCTTTgtacatttactgaagtacTGTACAGAAGCTCCGGCAGAGCTGGGAGAAGGACTCATGTTCTTCAGCTCAACTAAAAATACAACAGAGTAAAATCCTCATCATAAGTTAAAGTGTCAGTAACGTCTCTTTATTCagtgttcactgtgtttttactgttttatttatttatataacgtTTGATTATTATATTCttattattgatgcattaacATGTAGGCAGCATCTGTCACTGACTCACAGAGAACTACGTTtaaaatgcatcatattttataagataATAATGTTATGGACCAAACATTGAGTGAGCAAATAAAAAGTTCAGTGTCTGCATCTGAGACGTGAGATAAGGTGAAACTGTAACTGAGCTGTGCTTTTTACTGCACTgcattcatctgacagctactGTTCATTAAGGTTTCATGTTAAAAACATATGAAAGGTTCACGGTTCAGGTTTAAACCAGTGCTTCCCAGCATTTTTTCCAGGTGTCTGCTCATAAACCATCCGCAGAATGACTCTGTTCATTCGTGCTGTTCGTCCTGTTTGTTCTGTGCTGCAGATGATGATGTGACCTCcgagctgcagagcagagccgCCTCAGCTGTCAGTGATGGAGGACATCTGgtgtgtggctgcagctgttttccagGTGTGGATGTTTGTGGTGGTGTTCTTCATCATGCTGCCCGCCATGTTTGGCCTCTCTCTGGGGGTCACCGGGGTCTACATCCAGATCCTGGTCAAAATCCTGGAGGTAACCGAGGCAGAGTGTCCTCTTTGAGATTTCTTTCTGTTGGAGTTTTATTTCGTGCGACAGCGTGGCCTCAGGAGAGCTGGTGCTCGGCCTCTTCACTGCTTCCTTACTTAATATGTGTGTACAGTTATGaaatgtgcagcagcagcagccatcgAGTCAGAGGTCATCAGAAATCACTGTCTTTGCAGTGGGCCACGTTACGCATCCAGAGAGGACGGCAGGAGCAGCCCGGCGTGCCTGTCCCTCTGCCCAGCGGTGAGTCAGTCATTCGTTTTATAAGATACGATGAACCTTCATTAGTCGCACAGTGGGAAAcgtgtcacagcagcaaagagacagatcACAGAAGTCAGAATACACaaacaatatattaaaaaatatacataaaatatcaaaaatatgaAACTTTCTTTAACTAACACTGATTAGCTCATCACTTTACCCATAATGCACCCAGTCGAGTGGCCTGGGGCCTCGGTCAGGACTAAAAGTCCGGCGGGAAAATTTCagtgattattttaattaaccattaatctgctgattatcaGCTTCATCCACTGATGAGTCGTTCAGCGTACAGAGAAATCGATCAGTATTGGAAATACTTTAGTTTACACACCAGCTGGAGTCTCTGGCTCAGGACGTGTGCAGAGGACGGGACGTCCCGGGTGTTGAGCTGGGACGCAGCAGCTGTAGTTCCCTGTTTGTGTTCTCAGTCCTGCTGGACGAAGGGTTTGCCTCAGCTGACAGAGATCATGTGACCCTGTGTGAGGGAGTGTGGGGGCTCCCCATTGGTCAGCTCCAGCGTCTGATGTCGGGGAGCCAGCAGTGTGAGAAACACATGGCTCGTCTCAGGATGATGATGCAACAGCAGATTGCACAAGTTTATCCAAACAGGCTCGTGGTTATTATCAAAGCAGACTTTACTCTGCTCTCGTGTCTGATGTCACATATTCATATGTTTCACAAACCTCTCGTGTTTCTCCACAGCCGTCATCAGCCTCTGTAAACGTCTGAATCTGAATttagttttgttattttctttactgTTGCTCGAAGCTGtaacttcctctgtgtgtttgctgccgTCAGatcaacagcagctgctgttcctCATTCTTTTCATTGAGATCTAACTTTAAAATAACATCATAATCTTATCAAAGAGAATTCATCTTATGGATGAAACCAGTGGTGACTCCACCGTGTTTCCAGCTGAAGCTAATGTTTACATCATCCTCAGACCCTTTACAACCacatgaaacaggaaaaatacacattaaagctcataaatgatgaaaagctgcagcagctgacagaGAATGTTCATGAGAAACTGTCAGAGCTTCCACCAAAACCAGAGGAGGGAAACTGACGTGCACATGAAGGGGTTAAAGTCTGAGGTCGTCGCCCTCGTGATGCTCAGTCTGTTCCTGCTTTAACATAATGCacagtgttctcctgctgcagctgcttaaTCTCATCTTCCAACGTTCTAAAGCTTGAGAGCTTTAGAACGTTGGAAGTTTCCATCGGAGAAACAAGTGAACACTAATATCAGGTTACATTCATGTCGTTAACCTTCCAGCAACTAATTATTATAATAAGTCAGAAAAAGAGAAGCTGTTTCTGCTCAGTGTAAAATACCCAGAGGAGCTTTTTATGTTCACGAGTCACATGATGTTACACAACACGTCTGTCAAGCTGCTCCCACAGAGACTCAGtctcactgatcactgatcactcTGATCACTCTGATCACACTGATCACCGATCACTCAGacgtgtgtgtggctgtgtgtttgggtgaaTGTTCCCAGCATTCCCTGCAGAGCAGCACTGGTTCTCAGAGGAACGTCCCAGTGGAAGTTCCACTCAGAGAAACTCCTGCACTGTGTGTTGTGGTTGCTGTGCAGGGATCATTGAGCGAGCGGGCGGCtcgatggaggaggagatggagcagCTGCGGAGCTCCCGGTCCATGGAGGGGGCGGAGTTTGATCTGAGCGACGCCTTCTATTTCTGCAAAAAGGGTCTGGAGAGCATCGTGGACGACCAGGTGACCCAGCGCTTCTCCTCCGAGGAGCTGGCCTCCTGGAACCTCCTCACCCGCACCAACCAGAACTTCCGCTACATCAGCCTCCGCCTCACCGTCATCTGGGGCCTCGGCGTCTTCGTGCGATACTGCGTCCTCTTCCCTCTCAGGTGAGTCACCTCGTCGGGCAGAGCATCCTGAGCTCAGAGCGGAGACGCTGCTCTGTGGTTCAGGCTGCTGAAATCTGATTAAACACAGCTTTATTTTGGAAAGTGTGTCATGTGACCGCAGTGGGCTTCGGTCACAGTTTAGTTCAGTGGATGTGTTACGGTGGTAGAGCACAGCTGACCTTCAGCCTCGGTCGGAGACCTGAGCGtgtcctccctctgctgtcccTGCAGGATCGCTCTGGCCATCATCGGCCTCTCGTGGCTCGTGGTCGGAACGACTCTGGTGGGATTTCTACCTGAGAGCAGGTACGGCGACACCTCTGAACACGTCATTTAACCCGCGGCCTTCATGTTTGTACGATGGTGCACAGGGTTTGTtttattcactgtgtgtttcagtgggaAGAACTGGCTGAGTGAACTGGTCCACCTGACCTGCTACAGGATCTGTGCCAGAGGACTGTCAGCCACCGTCCACTACCACAACAAGTCAGTGTCAGCTGCTGGTTTCACTTCTCTTCTTTCACTGGATCATTTCACCCAGGAGCTGCTAAACAAAGtgctccatctgtctgcctcCACAGAGAGAATAAACCTCAGAAAGGAGGAATATGTGTCGCCAATCACACCACACCTATCGACGTGGTGATTCTGGCCAACGACGGCTGCTACGCCATGGTGAGTATCATCAGCACCGCAGGTCAGCGCGCCTGTTCCTGAGGTGCTGTGACGCCGCCGCTCTGCGCTCCCTGTCGTCCTCAGGTGGGTCAGATTCACGGAGGTCTGATGGGGGTCATTCAGAGGTCGATGGTGAGGTCCTGTCCTCACGTTTGGTTCGAGAGGTCGGAGATGAAGGACCGCCACGCTGTGACCAGCAGGTGAGAAAGGATTTCAGCAGCACCCTCAAAATAACGGCTCAGTCTGATCCACGTCTGCAGGACGTGCACCTGCGCCATGCTCACCTGGAACAGAGGTGTGCTCACTCAGCAGTCACATGTCATCACCTTCACACAGGACGTGAGCAGGACTCTGAGCTGAGGGtcagaggtttgtgtgtttgaggtgtttCAGTTCCTCAGTGActcctgttcctctctctgcaggctgAGAGCTCACGTTGCAGCAAAGACCAAACTTCCCATCCTGATATTTCCTGAAGGTCAGCGTCTGCTGCGCCGCAGCTTGTgatgtgaggatgatgatgatggtggtggtttTATGGTCGGGTAACTTCTGCCTGCGGCTCTGTTTTAAACAGGAACCTGCATCAACAACACCTCAGTCATGATGTTTAAGAAGGGAAGCTTTGAGATCGGAGGGATCATTTACCCCGTCGCCATCAAGGTAGGAAACATGTGCAGAGGAGGAATCGCACTGAGCATCAGGTCAGATCTTCAGTTTGTCCAGTTCTTTGCTTTCTGACCTGATTCCTGCAGAACCAGCGAtatttcccatcagccccagTGTTAGCACGCTAACAAGCTAAACTACGATGgtgaacattatacctgctaaagtCTGACGTTGTCTCTGTGTCGCAGTACGACCCTCGGTTTGGTGATGCTTTCTGGAACAGCGGCAAATACAACATGGTTAGTTACCTGCTGCGGATGATGACCAGCTGGGCCATCGTCGTCAACGTGTGGTACCTCCCTCCCATGACCATACAGGTACACCTCCACCTGACCCGTCAGGAGAAACAGACTCATGGCTGGATCTATTCGctgtcctctgtcagtcacagggTCACACGGGGTCACACGGGGTCACAGTCTCTGTGTGGAACACGTGTAATCAGCTGACTGGACGTGTCGCATGAATCAACATGTTGTGATTTAAGTTGATTTGAAAGTTAAAGGTGGATTTGCTGACCTGTGTCTCTGAGGCCTATCCGTCTCACAGAGCACCTCACTGTGACAGGACCTGGTCCATCTGCTGCTCTAACACCTGGAAACAGGTGCTCTGCGTTTCCTGTCGCAGTCTAACGTCTGTGTCCGTGTTGTGTGAGCAGGACGGTGAAGATGCAGCTCAGTTTGCCAACAGAGTGAAATCAGCCATCGCTCGTCGGGGAGGACTGCTGGACCTGGCGTGGTGAGGACCATCATTATCAAAATAGGTCACAGGTT is a window of Toxotes jaculatrix isolate fToxJac2 chromosome 16, fToxJac2.pri, whole genome shotgun sequence DNA encoding:
- the mrps18c gene encoding 28S ribosomal protein S18c, mitochondrial translates to MLSVRLLQRLESVLSQHGNTSLRSFTSHVVQRREDMIVNMENPYKEPQKGCVLCNVQVDYKNIQLLSQFISPHTGRIYGRHITGLCGRKQKEVSKAIKKAHSMGFMSVTHKHPQFMRDPHICGIKPLD
- the abraxas1 gene encoding BRCA1-A complex subunit Abraxas 1; the protein is MAEPTVRMSGIVLASLMFQHVNSDSDVEGLILGESKFEEQITISDSQADHIHIEEIYNIQKHIACHQLNRFYNSVGDVDVEAVKKILADKKQESVIGWYRQRRNTDQQMTFREKIVHENLKTSLSNPHMIFVLLTPSKLTSPGSTHRMEYAAFISRSRQFINVPVLVNNLGLLEQLAYWKVSAPCSAVGYNLTMKKHGSRFFCSNGLLREVNEVNRMNDSLQSELQKTCRDVEESERLVETLQADVSALRRRVREKKQSGAGKETLDDPPEQKNLLLHEAVRALFACSPLFHTQTLTLEAFPVPDACCGSEQDEDVSVSTLMRPDSAKDRETPPLQNPSRTNCRKRLKEMPAGGERKRRKSRS
- the gpat3 gene encoding glycerol-3-phosphate acyltransferase 3; protein product: MEDIWCVAAAVFQVWMFVVVFFIMLPAMFGLSLGVTGVYIQILVKILEWATLRIQRGRQEQPGVPVPLPSGIIERAGGSMEEEMEQLRSSRSMEGAEFDLSDAFYFCKKGLESIVDDQVTQRFSSEELASWNLLTRTNQNFRYISLRLTVIWGLGVFVRYCVLFPLRIALAIIGLSWLVVGTTLVGFLPESSGKNWLSELVHLTCYRICARGLSATVHYHNKENKPQKGGICVANHTTPIDVVILANDGCYAMVGQIHGGLMGVIQRSMVRSCPHVWFERSEMKDRHAVTSRLRAHVAAKTKLPILIFPEGTCINNTSVMMFKKGSFEIGGIIYPVAIKYDPRFGDAFWNSGKYNMVSYLLRMMTSWAIVVNVWYLPPMTIQDGEDAAQFANRVKSAIARRGGLLDLAWDGGLKRGKVKDSFKEEQQKMYSSIIAGQNNISCPKTSSESPEEQ